In Humulus lupulus chromosome 6, drHumLupu1.1, whole genome shotgun sequence, a single genomic region encodes these proteins:
- the LOC133786197 gene encoding wall-associated receptor kinase-like 1, translated as MVVTTMLNYYLFVIITGWLLMSRSSTVLAAIYANPDCQEKCGNITIPFPFGIGSSNCYFDKWYEISCHNSTTPFLKHIQLQLQVLNISLHDDDNDNRPFYWVQVRSPISFFNCANKTSKKSANLTGTPFSYSSSNEFIAVSCGAFAKYETRTGNRVIQDGCSSSNSTCSSSSSSSSSNSIDFSNCDGVKCCRTSFDMGSGGSIEISMDSDSSTTLATNRDSEYCKYAFLIDRYEIDKYKTSHDDDLDYYVPALLSWDLNVTYFDIFKTHVIPTRSSSFNCESYDVITLNSSLNWISSCRCRNGFRGSAYIQDGCQDINECNDEKIPNPCHEGSTCVNTIGGYRCSYKSKFILIGVGSALGVLVLVFGTWRLYKFIKKRKEIKQKKIFFKRNGGLLLEQQIHSSENNVKQTKVFDAKELEKVTNNFSIDRVLGQGGQGTVYKGMLEDGKIVAIKKSKIIDEAKLSEFINEVVILTQINHRNVVKLLGCCLETDVPLLVYEFVPNGTLSEYIHNKNAEFPFTWSMRLRIATEIAGALSYLHSAASFPIYHRDVKSTNILLDEKLRAKVADFGTSRTISLEQTHLTTVVYGTFGYLDPEYFQTSQFTDKSDVYSFGVILVELLTGQKAISAARSEEGRSLATYFIMTMEENSSSLFDILDGQVLKEASKEEIIVVADLAQRCLHLSGRNRPTMKEVAKELERIQVVDNKDSKGSQHNYEELAYAQPEFIDYSWNASTLSTFDSNATSSSLHQELQLF; from the exons atggTAGTGACTACTATGCTGAACTACTACTTGTTTGTTATCATAACTGGATGGTTATTAATGTCAAGGTCGTCAACAGTACTAGCTGCTATATATGCCAATCCTGATTGTCAAGAAAAGTGCGGAAACATAACTATTCCATTCCCATTCGGAATTGGATCGTCCAATTGTTATTTTGACAAATGGTACGAAATCTCATGCCACAACTCTACTACGCCTTTCCTCAAACACATTCAACTACAACTACAGGTACTTAACATTTCGTTACATGATGACGACAACGACAATAGACCATTCTATTGGGTTCAGGTGAGAAGCCCCATCAGTTTCTTCAACTGTGCAAATAAAACAAGCAAAAAATCAGCAAATTTAACAGGAACCCCATTTTCCTATTCATCTTCCAATGAATTCATCGCAGTAAGTTGTGGTGCTTTTGCCAAGTACGAAACAAGGACAGGTAACAGGGTCATCCAGGATGGGTGCAGTAGCAGCAACTCCACATGCTCgtcgtcatcatcatcatcatcatccaaTAGTATTGATTTTAGTAATTGCGATGGCGTTAAATGTTGTCGTACTTCTTTCGATATGGGTAGTGGTGGCAGCATTGAAATCTCCATGGATAGTGATTCTAGTACGACTCTTGCAACAAATCGTGATAGCGAATATTGCAAATATGCATTCCTGATAGATCGTTATGAAATTGATAAATACAAAACATCCCATGATGATGATCTGGATTATTATGTTCCCGCCCTACTAAGTTGGGACCTTAATGTTACGTATTTCGACATATTCAAAACACATGTTATCCCAACCAGATCTAGCAGCTTCAACTGCGAAAGCTATGATGTTATTACTTTAAATTCCTCGCTAAATTGGATATCCAGCTGTCGCTGCAGAAATGGATTTCGAGGGAGTGCGTACATTCAGGATGGGTGTCAAG ATATTAATGAATGCAATGATGAGAAAATCCCGAATCCATGTCATGAAGGCAGTACTTGCGTCAACACTATTGGGGGCTATCGTTGTAGTTACAAGAGCAAATTTATCCTTATAG GAGTTGGGAGTGCTCTTGGAGTCTTAGTACTTGTTTTTGGTACATGGAGACTATACAAattcataaagaaaagaaaagaaattaaacagaagaaaatatttttcaaacgaAATGGTGGCCTTTTGTTGGAACAGCAAATACACTCGAGTGAAAACAATGTCAAGCAAACCAAGGTGTTCGATGCAAAAGAGTTAGAGAAGGTAACAAATAACTTTAGTATAGACAGAGTTCTTGGACAAGGAGGTCAAGGCACTGTGTACAAAGGAATGTTGGAAGATGGAAAGATTGTTGCGATAAAAAAGTCTAAAATAATTGATGAAGCCAAACTCTCTGAATTCATTAATGAAGTTGTTATTCTTACGCAAATCAATCATAGAAATGTTGTCAAGCTATTGGGATGTTGTTTGGAGACAGATGTTCCACTTCTAGTTTATGAATTCGTCCCAAACGGAACCCTTTCTGAGTATATTCATAACAAAAATGCAGAGTTTCCTTTTACATGGAGCATGCGATTACGAATTGCAACTGAGATTGCGGGAGCTCTCTCATACTTACACTCAGCAGCTTCTTTTCCAATTTATCATCGAGATGttaagtctacaaacatactccTTGATGAAAAATTGAGAGCTAAAGTTGCAGACTTTGGTACATCAAGAACTATTTCCTTAGAGCAAACACACTTGACCACTGTAGTTTATGGCACATTTGGTTATCTAGATCCAGAATATTTTCAAACAAGCCAATTTACAGATAAGAGTGATGTTTATAGTTTTGGAGTGATTCTTGTTGAGCTCTTGACTGGACAAAAAGCAATATCTGCAGCAAGATCAGAGGAAGGAAGAAGTTTGGCGACATATTTTATAATGACAATGGAGGAAAATAGCAGTAGTCTGTTTGACATTCTTGATGGTCAAGTTCTCAAAGAAGCGTCAAAAGAAGAGATCATAGTTGTTGCTGATCTTGCACAGAGATGCTTACATTTGAGCGGAAGGAATCGACCTACCATGAAAGAAGTAGCAAAGGAGCTAGAAAGGATACAAGTCGTTGATAATAAAGATTCAAAGGGCAGTCAACATAATTACGAAGAGTTGGCATATGCACAACCTGAATTTATAGACTACTCTTGGAATGCTTCCACGTTATCAACTTTTGATAGTAATGCTACTAGCTCCTCATTGCATCAAGAATTACAATTATTTTAA
- the LOC133784549 gene encoding ATP-dependent helicase rhp16-like: MRNTNKVEIDNEERICGICHEPAENHVVTSCEHAFCKACLIDYAASLGQVSCPSCSTLLTVDLTTIADNGNQTSKTTIKGFRASSILNRVQLDNFQTSTKIEALREEIRFMIEKDGSAKGIVFSQFTLN; this comes from the exons ATGAGAAACACAAACAAGGTGGAAATTGATAATGAAGAGCGCATATGTGGCATTTGTCATGAGCCAGCAGAAAATCATGTG GTTACCTCTTGTGAACATGCTTTTTGCAAAGCTTGTTTGATTGATTATGCTGCTTCCTTGGGACAAGTCTCATGCCCTTCTTGCTCGACACTGCTTACTGTTGATTTGACAACAATTGCAGATAATGGGAATCAGACCAGTAAAACTACAATAAAGGGCTTCAGGGCATCAAGTATTCTAAACAGAGTTCAACTTGACAATTTTCAAACAAGCACAAAAATTGAGGCTTTG AGGGAAGAAATCAGATTCATGATTGAGAAGGATGGTTCTGCAAAAGGAATAGTTTTCAGCCAGTTCACATTAAATTAG
- the LOC133783545 gene encoding wall-associated receptor kinase-like 6: MVVTTMLNYYLFVIITGWFLMARSSTVLAAIYANPDCQEKCGNITIPFPFGIGSSNCFLDKWFEISCHNSTTPFLEHTQLQLQVLNISLYDYDEWVQVRSPISFFNCANKTSKKSANLTGSPFYYSSENGFVAVSCGAFAKYETRSGNRVVQNGCTSSSSTCSSSSSNSIDFSNCDGVKCCRTSFEDGDDSFKISMDNDSSTTLATNRDNEYCKYAALIDPNEIDKHKTSHDDDLDYYVPALLRWYFINSTYFDIFKTDVIPTRSRSSSFYCESYNGTGFKTRVNSSLDRIYRCRCYSGFRGNAYIQNGCQDINECIEGGAYCYGGSTCVNTFGDYRCSYKRKAIFIGVGSPLGLLVLLFSIWRLYIFIKKRKEIKRKKAFFKRNGGLLLEQQIHSSENNVEQTKLFKSKELEKATDNFNIDRVLGQGGQGTVYKGMLEDGKIVAVKKSKIIDEAKLSEFINEVVILTQINHRNVVRLLGCCLETDVPLLVYEFIPNGTLSEYIHDKNAEFPFTWNMRLRIATEVAGALSYLHSAASFPIYHRDVKSTNILLDEKFRAKVADFGTSRTISLEQTHLTTLVYGTFGYLDPEYFQSSQFTDKSDVYSFGVVLVELLTGQKAISATRSEEEGRSLATYFMMTMEEKSSKLFDILDGQVLKDAPKEEILIVVDIAKRCLHLNGRNRPTMKEVAKELERIQGIDNKDSNGIQHNYEDLAYAQPEIADYSWNVSTSSTGLAFDSAATSFSLHQELPLL, translated from the exons atggTAGTGACTACTATGCTGAACTACTACTTGTTTGTTATCATAACTGGATGGTTCTTAATGGCAAGGTCGTCAACAGTACTAGCTGCTATATATGCCAATCCTGATTGTCAAGAAAAGTGCGGAAACATAACTATCCCATTCCCATTTGGAATTGGATCGTCCAATTGTTTTCTTGACAAATGGTTCGAAATCTCCTGCCACAACTCTACTACGCCTTTCCTCGAACACACTCAACTACAACTACAGGTACTTAACATTTCGTTATATGATTATGACGAATGGGTTCAGGTGAGAAGCCCCATCAGTTTCTTCAACTGTGCAAATAAGACAAGCAAAAAATCAGCAAACTTAACAGGAAGCCCCTTCTACTATTCTTCTGAGAATGGCTTCGTTGCAGTAAGTTGTGGTGCTTTTGCCAAGTACGAAACAAGGAGTGGTAACAGGGTCGTCCAGAATGGGTGCACCAGCAGCAGCTCCACCTGCTCATCATCATCATCCAATAGTATTGATTTTAGTAATTGCGATGGCGTTAAATGTTGTCGTACTTCTTTCGAAGATGGTGATGACAGCTTCAAAATCTCCATGGATAATGATTCTAGTACGACTCTTGCAACAAATCGTGATAACGAATATTGCAAATATGCAGCCCTGATTGATCCTAATGAAATTGATAAACACAAAACATCCCATGATGATGATCTGGATTATTATGTTCCCGCCCTACTAAGATGGTACTTTATTAACAGTACGTATTTCGACATATTTAAAACAGATGTTATCCCAACCAGATCCAGATCTAGCAGCTTCTACTGCGAAAGCTATAATGGTACTGGATTTAAAACACGTGTAAATTCCTCTCTAGATAGGATATACAGGTGTCGCTGCTATAGTGGATTTCGAGGGAATGCATACATTCAGAACGGGTGTCAAG ATATTAATGAATGCATTGAGGGAGGAGCGTATTGCTACGGAGGATCTACTTGCGTGAACACTTTCGGGGACTATCGCTGTAGTTATAAACGCAAAGCTATCTTTATAG GTGTGGGGAGTCCTCTTGGATTATTAGTTCTACTTTTTAGTATATGGAGACTATACATattcataaagaaaagaaaagaaattaaacGCAAGAAAGCATTTTTCAAACGAAATGGTGGCCTTTTGTTGGAACAACAGATACACTCAAGTGAAAACAATGTCGAGCAAACGAAGTTGTTCAAGTCAAAAGAGTTAGAGAAGGCAACTGATAATTTCAATATAGACAGAGTTCTTGGGCAAGGAGGCCAAGGCACTGTGTACAAAGGAATGTTGGAAGATGGAAAGATTGTTGCTGTAAAGAAGTCTAAAATAATTGATGAAGCCAAACTCTCTGAATTCATCAATGAAGTTGTCATTCTTACACAAATCAATCATAGAAATGTTGTCAGGCTATTGGGATGTTGTCTGGAGACAGATGTTCCACTTCTAGTTTATGAATTCATCCCAAACGGAACACTTTCTGAGTATATTCATGACAAAAATGCAGAGTTTCCTTTCACATGGAACATGAGATTACGAATTGCAACTGAAGTTGCAGGAGCTCTTTCATACTTACACTCAGCAGCTTCTTTTCCAATTTATCATCGAGATGTCAAGTCTACGAACATACTCCTTGATGAAAAATTCAGAGCAAAAGTTGCAGACTTTGGTACATCAAGAACTATCTCCTTAGAGCAAACTCACCTGACCACTTTAGTTTATGGCACATTTGGCTATCTAGATCCAGAATACTTTCAGTCTAGCCAATTCACAGATAAGAGTGATGTTTATAGTTTTGGAGTGGTTCTTGTCGAGCTCTTGACCGGACAAAAAGCAATATCTGCAACAAGGTCAGAGGAGGAAGGAAGAAGTTTGGCAACATATTTCATGATGACGATGGAGGAAAAGAGCAGTAAATTGTTCGACATTCTTGATGGTCAAGTTCTCAAAGATGCGCCAAAAGAAGAGATCTTAATTGTTGTTGATATTGCAAAGAGATGCTTACATTTGAATGGAAGGAATCGACCTACCATGAAAGAAGTAGCAAAGGAGCTAGAGAGGATTCAAGGCATTGATAATAAAGATTCCAATGGTATTCAACATAATTATGAAGATTTAGCATATGCACAACCTGAAATTGCAGACTACTCTTGGAATGTTTCCACATCGTCAACAGGGTTAGCTTTTGATAGTGCTGCTACTAGCTTCTCGTTGCATCAAGAATTACCATTGTTGTAA